From one Culex quinquefasciatus strain JHB chromosome 3, VPISU_Cqui_1.0_pri_paternal, whole genome shotgun sequence genomic stretch:
- the LOC6050843 gene encoding muskelin, whose translation MAGGITDIKKLEYDIYKYSSYSSSYLPENIREDNPTNQTSRWSSNTNSPPQFLVLKLERPAIVTKIKFGKYEKTHVCNLRKFKILGGLEEERMVLLFEGGLKNDSVPETFPLKHRTNSGELLPIKFIQIVPLLSWGPSFNFCIWYVELLGIEDSIFILSNLRKYNMLREVEIVRLFMKHCRQQGYVKAFSALQEETGVKLEDDKMTELHEILVNGGDFKRTEQILVDFIDNGLMDDYLSRQEYKPQWSLQLTPEQEPRPGRRGGHQLIIDPLTSTIYLYGGWDGSEDLSDLWSYDVQANRWTLIHEKSELLDGPTPRACHKMVYDTKNSQIFMIGRYLDGASRTEENINSDFYLYNTVSKTWFLICPDTAQVGGPQLVYDHQMCIDVDKQTIYVFGGRILEPKNEEETTGDYKYSGLFSYHISTNTWNHILVDCGHQSAASPHVQSIKSRVTHSMLFHHKHRKLYIFGGQRGKDYMTDFLIYDVDGAELTSLIPENVGTDAAKNVPQSGFTQRATIDCDKDEIYVLTSLSKEKERRDLNINSFWLFSLAKREWCCVYKSDHSIGENCYLKNQNACPEPCPRYAHQIVYDAARQVHFLFGGNPGMNSHFRLDDFWMLRLEKPTRDNILRYCKYLLRKQEYEEVARADPLAAIRYLQTKLYDIIDHNDPAQLKEFHKLASLLFKSNASTADGESEPTSLLTCSLSGGGQKHPNEHDPNGDNAKMMRVESPKAADDADASSISSLSSECSQTARAIPSTSAATSPSSICSSASSSRKANDQLFELKIRRCLLYNKLVDLLPEGLCQPKKNISDFVLL comes from the exons atggcaGGCGGAATCACCGACATTAAAAAGCTCGAGTACGACATCTACAAGTACTCGAGCTACTCGTCATCCTACCTGCCGGA GAACATCCGCGAAGATAACCCCACCAATCAGACGTCTCGATGGTCCTCGAACACAAACAGTCCGCCCCAGTTTCTGGTGCTGAAGCTGGAACGGCCCGCGATCGTGACGAAGATCAAGTTTGGCAAGTACGAAAAGACGCACGTTTGCAATTTGCGCAAGTTCAAGATCCTCGGCGGCCTCGAGGAAGAGCGGATGGTGCTGCTGTTCGAGGGTGGCCTCAAGAATGACTCGGTGCCGGAAACGTTCCCCCTCAAGCACCGCACCAACTCGGGCGAGCTGCTGCCGATCAAGTTCATCCAGATCGTGCCGCTGCTGTCGTGGGGACCGAGTTTTAACTTTTGCATCTGGTACGTGGAGCTGCTCGGCATCGAGGACTCGATCTTCATCCTGTCCAACCTGCGCAAGTATAACATGCTGCGGGAGGTGGAGATCGTGCGACTGTTTATGAAGCACTGCCGCCAGCAGGGTTACGTGAAGGCGTTCAGCGCGCTGCAGGAGGAAACGGGTGTGAAGCTGGAGGACGACAAGATGACCGAGCTGCACGAGATTCTGGTCAACGGGGGGGATTTCAAGCGGACCGAGCAGATCCTGGTGGACTTTATTGACA ATGGCCTCATGGACGATTACCTCTCGAGGCAGGAGTACAAACCGCAGTGGAGTTTACAGCTGACGCCGGAGCAGGAGCCGCGGCCGGGTCGACGGGGTGGCCACCAGCTGATCATCGATCCGCTGACCAGCACGATCTACCTGTACGGCGGTTGGGACGGCAGCGAGGACCTCAGCGATCTGTGGTCGTACGACGTGCAAGCCAACCGGTGGACGCTGATTCACGAAAAGTCCGAACTGCTGGACGGACCGACGCCGCGTGCCTGCCACAAGATGGTGTACGACACGAAGAACTCGCAGATATTCATGATCGGACGGTACCTGGACGGGGCGTCGCGCACCGAGGAGAACATCAACAGCGACTTTTACCTGTACAACACGGTCAGCAAAACGTGGTTCCTGATCTGCCCGGACACGGCGCAGGTCGGCGGGCCGCAGCTCGTGTACGACCACCAGATGTGCATCGACGTGGACAAGCAGACGATCTACGTGTTTGGCGGCCGGATCCTGGAACCGAA AAACGAGGAGGAAACCACCGGCGACTACAAGTACTCGGGCCTGTTCTCGTACCACATCAGCACCAACACGTGGAACCACATCCTGGTCGACTGCGGCCACCAGTCCGCCGCTAGCCCGCACGTTCAGAGCATCAAATCGCGAGTCACGCACTCGATGCTGTTCCATCAC AAACACCGCAAGCTGTACATCTTTGGCGGCCAGCGCGGCAAGGACTACATGACGGACTTCCTCATCTACGACGTGGACGGCGCCGAGCTGACCAGCCTCATTCCGGAGAACGTCGGTACGGACGCGGCGAAGAACGTGCCGCAGTCGGGATTCACGCAGCGGGCGACGATCGACTGCGACAAGGACGAAATCTACGTGCTGACCAGCCTGAGCAAGGAGAAGGAACGCCGCGACCTGAACATCAACTCGTTTTGGTTGTTTTCGCTGGCCAAACGGGAGTGGTGCTGCGTGTACAAGAGTGACCACTCGATCGGCGAGAACTGCTACCTGAAGAACCAGAACGCGTGTCCGGAACCGTGCCCGCGGTACGCGCACCAGATCGTCTACGATGCCGCCCGGCAAGTTCACTTCCTGTTCGGCGGCAATCCCGGCATGAACTCGCACTTCCGACTGGACGACTTCTGGATGCTGCGGCTCGAGAAACCCACCCGGGACAACATCCTGCGCTACTGCAAGTACCTGCTCCGCAAGCAAGAGTACGAAGAGGTCGCCCGGGCGGATCCGCTGGCCGCCATCCGGTACCTGCAAACCAAACTGTACGACATCATCGACCACAACGACCCGGCCCAGCTCAAAGAGTTCCACAAACTGGCCTCGCTTCTGTTCAAATCCAACGCCTCCACCGCAGACGGCGAATCCGAACCCACCAGCCTGTTAACCTGCTCACTCAGCGGCGGTGGCCAAAAACACCCCAACGAGCACGACCCCAACGGAGACAACGCCAAAATGATGCGCGTCGAATCGCCCAAAGCGGCCGACGACGCCGACGCGTCCAGCATCAGCTCCCTCAGCAGCGAGTGCTCGCAAACGGCCCGCGCCATTCCGTCGACCTCGGCCGCCACCTCACCGTCGTCAATCTGCTCTTCCGCCTCCTCCTCCCGCAAAGCCAACGACCAGCTGTTTGAGCTTAAAATTCGACGCTGCCTGCTGTACAACAAACTCGTGGACCTGCTCCCGGAGGGCCTCTGCCAGCCAAAGAAGAACATCAGCGACTTTGTGCTGCTGTAA